The proteins below come from a single Cannabis sativa cultivar Pink pepper isolate KNU-18-1 chromosome 3, ASM2916894v1, whole genome shotgun sequence genomic window:
- the LOC133036178 gene encoding uncharacterized protein LOC133036178: MESGQEIQCLNKGTEIEERKDIPFLVFYNGKFDDRMNYENYEASGHYISANCNYEDLQQKLKDALECNQENTVLQLKYQVKEGYQPLRIKDDQSLHFYIQLKSKDPDFTTYPMCVNVINNPTTTIDATFFGNDNSLITHRSAFQPIEYNAATTEDSTNQQHIIEARVPEFGEESFDFMDYAKLVARGNG, from the exons atg gaatcaggacaggaaatacaatgcttgaacaaaggaacagagatagaa gaaaggaaagacattccattcctagtcttctacaatggaaaattcgatgatcgaatgaattatgaaaattatgaagccaGTGGACACTACATTTCTGCCAATTGTAACTATGAAGATTTGCAACAGAAACTCAAAGATGCCCTggaatgcaaccaagaaaacactgttttgcaactgaaatatcaagtgaaggaaggataccaaccattgaggataaaggatgatcaaagcctgcatttctacatacaactcaaatcgaaagaccccgacttcacaacatacccaatgtgtgtgaatgtcatcaacaacccaacaacaaccatcGATGCAACATTCTTTggaaatgacaattcattaattacacatagaagcgccttccaaccaatcgaatacaatgcagcaacaacagaagactcaacaaatcaacaacatatAATTGAAGCAAGAGTACCGGAATTTGGGgaagaaagttttgacttcatggactatgcaaaacttgtggcGAGAGGAAATGGTTGA